The following is a genomic window from Paenibacillus thiaminolyticus.
GTTGACGAGCGCCGCTCTCCCATGGGCTGAAAAGCCAGGCTAGCACAGAGTTGGCAGCGCTTTCGAGAAATACTATACTCCTCCTTGCCGCATCATAGCTATGAATGGATTAACATGCATTTCGTGAAATCCGCCCCTTTTCGAGATGCTAAAGGTTCAATTTATCGCGCGGTTGTTCTTCCAACTTGTCATCCCGGAACGGTTGCTTGCGGCGCGGTGAAAGAAGAGCTTCGAATGACGGCGGGACTTCACGGATACACTACTCGAAAAAGGAAGGCAGGTGCTCCCAGTGATAGATCCATCGGATCACGAGACCGAACATAACCATACCGATGTGTCAACGGTGCAATCGCAGCGCAATGACTTGACGGCGGAGGAGTTCCCGGAAGGGCCGTACGGCGCGAGCATCGAATCGGAATCGCTTGGCAAAAGCGCGCCATGGCGCAAGGGGCAGCATGGCCCGCGCCCGTACGGCAATGAAAATCTGCAATTGCATCAAGGGTTGAAACGGAACTATCCCGATGAAGACCTGATGACAGAGGACTCGCAACGGGAACGGATTGAAGATGAATAGACCCGCCGGATAAACGGCACCGCATTATCCTTTTATCGATCCGGCCAGCAAGCCGCGAATGAAATACCTCCCCAGGAAAATATAGACGAGCAGCGTTGGCAAGGCCGCCAGCAGCGCCCCGGCCATCTGTACGTTCCACTGCACAATCTGGCTGCCCGACAAATTTTGCAGCGCGACCATAATCGGCTGCTGCTTCTGCGTTGTCATCGTCACCGCGAACAGAAATTCATTCCAGATGTTCGTGAATTGCCAGATACCAACGACGACGAAGCCCGTCACCGAGAGCGGCACCATCATGTTTTTGTAGATGCCGAAGAAGCCGCAGCCGTCGATTTTGGCCGCTTCCAGCATTTCATTCGGTATCGCCACATAGAAATTCCGGAACATGAGCGTGCAGACCGGCAAGCCATATACGACATGAATGAGGATGAGCCCCGGAATCGAATTATACAGTTGAATGCGCTGCATGAACTGAATCAATGGAATCAAAATACTCTGATAGGGGATGAACATCCCGAACAGCATCAGCGCGAACAGCGCATTCGAGCCTTTGAACTGCCACTTGGACAACACATAGCCGTTCATCGACCCGAACAAGGCCGATAATAAGGTGGCGGGAACCGCGAGCAGGAAGCTGTTGCTCAAATGCGGATACAGCTTGGACGCAGCTTCATGATACCCCGACCAATCGAGGCTCTTCGGCAGCGCCCACATCCGCTCCAGCGTAATCTCGTCCAGACCTTTGAAGCTCGTGACAAGAAGCACATACACCGGCACGAGAAAAAGCAAGGCCAAGCACGTCAAACCGGCGTATAACGCGATCCGTTGCACCCGCTTTTGTGTCATCTATGCCTCCTCCTTCCTCATGCTTGACAGAAGATACGGGACGATTAGCAGCGAGATAAGCACGAGCATAACCATCGAGATCGCGGCCCCCTGCGCGTAATGATTGCCCCGGAACGTCGTCTCGAACATGTAGACTCCGGGCATATCCGTGACGAACATCGCTCCCGGACCAGTCATCGCGTAGATGAGATCGAATATTTTCAAGGAAATATGGGTCAGCATAATGATGAGACTGACCGTAATCGGGCGCAGCTGCGGCAGCAGAATACGCCGGAATATCGTCCATTCGCCGGCTCCGTCCACCCTGGCCGCTTCCTTCCATTCCTCGGGGATGCCGCGCAGTCCGGCCAGATACATGGCCATTGCGAAGCCCGACAGCTGCCAGACGGTGGCGATGACCACCGCAATCAGAGCGACGGGAAGGCCGAGCTCAATCTGCCCGAAGCGGAAGCCCGGGATAATGCCGGTGCTGACATACCATTTGGGCACATCCGTCAGCCCGATGGCCTTCAGGATCAAGTTCACCCCTGTCGACGGGTTCAGGATCCACTGCCAGACGACGCCGGTAACGATGAAGGAGAGTGCCATCGGGAAAATAAAAATGTTGCGGAACAGCGACTCGGCGCGAATCTTCCGATCGACGAGCATGGCCAACAGCAGGCCGAAGCTGATCGTCACGGCAATGAATAGCAGTGTGAACACGAAGGTATTGCGCAAATCCGATTGGAACCGGAAATCTTGAAATAGAAACAGATAGTTCTTCCAGCCGGCAAAGTCCAAATTGCGGGCCAGCGTGTTCCAATCGGTGAAGGACACATATCCGCTCCATCCGATAAAGCCGTACACAAATATCGCAATCGCGACAAAAGAGGGCAGCACCATCAATATCGGCACGAGGCGGCCCCTTCTTCGCCGCCTCGCCTTCCGCTCAGGCTGAACGGATCGGCGCAGCGTCTTTCCGCCTATGTCTGCGGCATTCATATTCATCCCTCCTGAACACGGCAGCCGGCAGCGGAATCCCGCCGCCGGCCCCGGTCTGCAATGTCCGTCAGAGCCATCCGGGGGCGGCCCCGGTCAGCCGCCTACTTGGCGATACCGCTGGATAGCTGGGCGTCGCGAAGCGAGCGGGCCGCTTGCTCTACGTCCCCGTTCGTCACGAAGATGGTCATCACCTGATTAACCTGAGTCACGAAGCCTTCGGGAGCCGCGGAGCCATGCGCCAGACTCGGCACGAGACTGCTTTTCTTGAAATCTTCGATTGTGGCTTGACCGTAAGCGTCGTATTTGCTCGCATCCGCATCGATGCGCGCCGGAATCGACCCTTTGAGCGGATTGAACACATCCTGTCCTTCCACAGAGCCGAGCACCTTCAGCCATTCCTTCACCGAATCGGCGTCCTTGACGTTCTGAGGCAGGCCGAACGTATCCGTAATGACCATGAAGCTGTCCCCTGAATTCGGGGTCGCAATCCAGCCGAAATCGACATTCGCCTGCATTCTCAAATCGGTCGTAAAGTAGCCTTTTGCCCAATCGCCCATAATGTTCATCGCCGCCTGACCGTTAGCGACGAGCTGCGCAGCGTCCTGCCAGTTGCGCGCCGCATGATCGTCGTTAATATAGCTGAACATGTGCTTCGTCTTCTCCAGCGCGTCCTTCACTCTCGCATCGTCGAACGCGATCTCGCCCGTGTACAGCTTCTTGAAGTCTTCCGGGCCGAGCACGCCAAGAAGCGCCGCTTCGAATACCATCGTCGCGGTCCAAGGCTCCTTGTCTCCAAGCGCCAGCGGGGTGATGCCTTTCTCCTTCAGCGCATCGGCCGCTTGGAAGAAGTCGTCGAAGGTAGCGGGAGGAGTCAAGCCATTATCGTCAAAGACCTTCTTATTGTAGAAAATGACATTGCCGCGATGGATATTGACAGGGACAGAGTAGATCGCCCCGCCCTCGCTCACCATCTCGATTAAGTCTTGCGGGAACTTATCCATCCAGCCTTCGCTCGCGAACAGCTCATTCAAGCCCTCCATCTTGCCGGCCGCGACCCAGCCCGTGTTCAGCTCGGCCCCGCCATGCACCTGGAACGTTCCCGGCGGATCTCCGCCCTGCATCCGGCTGGCGAGCACCGCCTTGGCGTTCGTGCCCGCGCCTCCGGCCACGGCGGCATTGATGACTTCGATATCCGGATGCTTCTCATTGAACAGCTTAATCAGGCCTAATAGCCCTGCCTCTTCCCCCGCTCCCGTCCACCAGCTGAAAATCTCAACCGACTTCTTCTCGCCGGAAGACGGCTTGTCTGCATCTGTCTGTCGTCCTTCCTCCTGCCCGGCCGCCTCCGGCGGCTTCGCATCCGAACCGGAGCCGCAGGCCGCCAGGAACAGGCTCATCATACAGATTAGAGAGAGCATCACCAGCATGTTTTTCCTCATGTCATATCCCCCTTCACGCTTGGAATTTCGATTGCGGATTTCATCGTCCCTATCGTGAAATCGCTTACATTCAAAGTAACATAATTCTCTCCCCTGCCGGGACGCCAAGACCTGCACTCCTTTGTCATTCAACTGGATTGATTTAAGGAGGGGGAAAAATACGGAGGCGATAGCTGATGAACTAGCACTTATTTGCTGTATTCCGCTTACACGAGGCAATTCCGTCCAGACCATGAACGGAATAGGCGATTGCGCTGCAGGGGAACGGGCCGGCCTCTTCGTACGAATCTTTGTGACTTATGCTTCGCCGGCCCATGCAGGAGCTCGCCGCTAGTCGCCGCTATGACGGCTGCGGTATTCAGTCGGGGCTGCCCCTGTCACCTTTTTGAACACGCGGCTAAAATAATTCGGGTCCCGGTACCCGACCTGGTAACAGATTTCCTTCAATGACAGCTTGTTTTCTTCAATATACTGGCATGCCCGGGAAATGCGGAGCTGCGTAATGTAGTCGGTGAACGTCGCTCCGGCCTGCTGCTTGAACAACTTGCTGAAATAATACGGATTAAGATGAACCATCCCGGCCACTTCCTCCATCGCAAGCGGCAGATGGAACCGTTCGTGGATGATCGTTCGCGCCTGTTCGATCACTGCATGCGCTTCCCGATCACGGCCCGCCTGCACTTGATGGATGGCTGCCTGAAGCGCCTCTTCAGTATGGGCTCCGGTATGGGCTCCGCTCCGGGTCGCTTCAAGCCGTTCCGTGCGGGAATAGCTTCCGGCTCGGACCGGAACCTGTTCGAAATGAACGGCCGCAGCAGAAGCGGCATCCCGGGCATATGCCGCCGCGCAAGCCGCCTCCACATACGATTCGCGCAGCTTGTCAATGCCGAGCTTCAAGCGCCCGATTCCGATATGGACCATGCCCTCCGCCGCTTGCCGCAGCATGGGAACAAGCTCCTCTCCCAGCGCGAGCACCTCCTCCTTCGCATATTGCGTGCCGTCCTTCAAGCGGACGAAGACTGTCATCTGTTCGTCTATCATCGGGCTGACGATACAGGACAGGCGGCCGGCCAGCTCATGCCTGACGGCGTTGTATACTGTCTCCAGCCGCAAGCGCCGGCTCCCGCCCTCGCATGCCTCGACCGTCCCGGGAGCGGCTGCGTCGATGACAAGGGCATACCCCATCTGCAGCGGGAACTGCGCCAGTTCGGCCAGCTGCTGCACATTCCAGTCCTGGACCTGGTCATGCATCAGCATCATCGCCAGCTCGTTCTCAACCAGCGGCATCAACCGCGAGACGGTATCCCGCAAGGCCAGCTCGGTGTTACGCTTGCTTCGCTCCTGCTCCAGCTCCTGGACCAGCCGCTGCAAGATGCCGATGATCTGTTCCTTCTTCGCGGGCTTCACAATGTAATCTCTCACTCCCAGGGCAATGGCCTGCTTCGCATAAGCGAAATGATCATAAGCCGTCACCAGCACCATCTTCACCCGGCTGTGGAGCGCCTGGATGTCCTGCAGCGCTTCCAGTCCCTGAATGCCCGGCATCTTCACGTCCATCATCACGATGTCCGGACGATGCTCTTCCGCGAGCTCGATCGCCAGGCGCCCGTTGGGCGCATGAATAATATCGAAGCTGTCCGGCATGGCGCGGGTAATCATCAACTCCAGGCCTTCCCGTTCCAATGCTTCGTCATCCGCAATTAACAGACGATACATCCACTTCCACCTCCTCATAAATGGGCAGCCGGAGCCTTACCGTGGTCCCCCTCCCGATCACGCTCTCCAGTTCCACGATATCCTGCCGGCCATAGAAAAGTTGCAGCCGCTTGAAGACGTTCTGCAGGCCGAGCCCGGTCGAACGGTGCACTTCGCCGCGGGAGCGGGCGTCCGCTTCCCCCTCGCCCAACAACGAGGCGCGGGTCGCCTCATCCATCCCGGCCCCGTTATCCGCGATGGTCACGGTCACTTCCGTATCCGAGCGGGTTATGGACACGCGCACGGCCGCCCCTTCTTCCATTCCCTCGACGCCATGGATGAACGCATTTTCGACGATGGGCTGCAGCGACAGGCACGGGATGTACTGTCCCAGAGCCCGCTCCTCGATGCTCATCTCGCAGCGGATGCGCTCTCGGAAGCGCGCCTGCTGAATCGAGAAATATTCCGCGGTATTGTCCACTTCCTCCCGCAGCGTCACCGGGGTATCCAGCTTGCGCAAATTGTAGCGAAGCAGATTCGAGACGGATACGGTCAAATCGCTTGTCCTGTCGGCCCCCTCGATCAGCGCCAGCTTCGACAGCGCATTGAGCGTATTGAACAGGAAATGAGGGTTAATCTGGCTCTGCAGCGCCCGCAGCTCCAGCTCCTTCACAAGACGCTCCCGCTCCAAATGCTCCATATCCTTGGCAATCAGCTTGCGGATATTGGCCAGCATATGCCGGAACGCCTCGGACAGAATCCGGAATTCATCATCTTGCCGGAACACGGGAGGCGCAATCTGCAGATTGCCCTTCGCGATCTGCTTGGCGGTGCGGACCAGCATATGTATCGGGCGGCTGATGCTCCGCGACAGCCAGATGACGAAGACCATGCTGAGCAGCAAGCTGACCCCGAACAAGGCGAGGCCGATCTTGTTCATCTGCTGCGTATTGTGCAGGATTTGCCGGTAATATGGCTGATAGCTGCTCAGCTCCAGATCCACGAGCGACTGGCCTTGATCCCGAATGAAGCCCGCGATTTTTTCCGTATCCTCATACAAGACGGCGAACGACCGCAAGCCGCGCACATCGGTCGCTCCCAGCACCTCCTCCACTTTCTCCAGGAATGAATCCAGCATATGGTCATAATTCCGGACGGAGATTTCGTTGCTGTCCGTCTCCGCCTGCTTGGCCAGGTTGCCCTTCAAAGCGAGCAGTTCTTCCTGCTGGATCGCCAGCTCGTCGTATGTCGTG
Proteins encoded in this region:
- a CDS encoding carbohydrate ABC transporter permease translates to MTQKRVQRIALYAGLTCLALLFLVPVYVLLVTSFKGLDEITLERMWALPKSLDWSGYHEAASKLYPHLSNSFLLAVPATLLSALFGSMNGYVLSKWQFKGSNALFALMLFGMFIPYQSILIPLIQFMQRIQLYNSIPGLILIHVVYGLPVCTLMFRNFYVAIPNEMLEAAKIDGCGFFGIYKNMMVPLSVTGFVVVGIWQFTNIWNEFLFAVTMTTQKQQPIMVALQNLSGSQIVQWNVQMAGALLAALPTLLVYIFLGRYFIRGLLAGSIKG
- a CDS encoding ABC transporter substrate-binding protein — protein: MRKNMLVMLSLICMMSLFLAACGSGSDAKPPEAAGQEEGRQTDADKPSSGEKKSVEIFSWWTGAGEEAGLLGLIKLFNEKHPDIEVINAAVAGGAGTNAKAVLASRMQGGDPPGTFQVHGGAELNTGWVAAGKMEGLNELFASEGWMDKFPQDLIEMVSEGGAIYSVPVNIHRGNVIFYNKKVFDDNGLTPPATFDDFFQAADALKEKGITPLALGDKEPWTATMVFEAALLGVLGPEDFKKLYTGEIAFDDARVKDALEKTKHMFSYINDDHAARNWQDAAQLVANGQAAMNIMGDWAKGYFTTDLRMQANVDFGWIATPNSGDSFMVITDTFGLPQNVKDADSVKEWLKVLGSVEGQDVFNPLKGSIPARIDADASKYDAYGQATIEDFKKSSLVPSLAHGSAAPEGFVTQVNQVMTIFVTNGDVEQAARSLRDAQLSSGIAK
- a CDS encoding carbohydrate ABC transporter permease — its product is MNAADIGGKTLRRSVQPERKARRRRRGRLVPILMVLPSFVAIAIFVYGFIGWSGYVSFTDWNTLARNLDFAGWKNYLFLFQDFRFQSDLRNTFVFTLLFIAVTISFGLLLAMLVDRKIRAESLFRNIFIFPMALSFIVTGVVWQWILNPSTGVNLILKAIGLTDVPKWYVSTGIIPGFRFGQIELGLPVALIAVVIATVWQLSGFAMAMYLAGLRGIPEEWKEAARVDGAGEWTIFRRILLPQLRPITVSLIIMLTHISLKIFDLIYAMTGPGAMFVTDMPGVYMFETTFRGNHYAQGAAISMVMLVLISLLIVPYLLSSMRKEEA
- a CDS encoding response regulator, whose translation is MYRLLIADDEALEREGLELMITRAMPDSFDIIHAPNGRLAIELAEEHRPDIVMMDVKMPGIQGLEALQDIQALHSRVKMVLVTAYDHFAYAKQAIALGVRDYIVKPAKKEQIIGILQRLVQELEQERSKRNTELALRDTVSRLMPLVENELAMMLMHDQVQDWNVQQLAELAQFPLQMGYALVIDAAAPGTVEACEGGSRRLRLETVYNAVRHELAGRLSCIVSPMIDEQMTVFVRLKDGTQYAKEEVLALGEELVPMLRQAAEGMVHIGIGRLKLGIDKLRESYVEAACAAAYARDAASAAAVHFEQVPVRAGSYSRTERLEATRSGAHTGAHTEEALQAAIHQVQAGRDREAHAVIEQARTIIHERFHLPLAMEEVAGMVHLNPYYFSKLFKQQAGATFTDYITQLRISRACQYIEENKLSLKEICYQVGYRDPNYFSRVFKKVTGAAPTEYRSRHSGD
- a CDS encoding sensor histidine kinase, whose translation is MNIRTKLFVFIPLLVILVSAVTYFIYFSSRTIQESYNMMMERILLYKQVAQQTEQHLRTLSSYLIDQKDTTYDELAIQQEELLALKGNLAKQAETDSNEISVRNYDHMLDSFLEKVEEVLGATDVRGLRSFAVLYEDTEKIAGFIRDQGQSLVDLELSSYQPYYRQILHNTQQMNKIGLALFGVSLLLSMVFVIWLSRSISRPIHMLVRTAKQIAKGNLQIAPPVFRQDDEFRILSEAFRHMLANIRKLIAKDMEHLERERLVKELELRALQSQINPHFLFNTLNALSKLALIEGADRTSDLTVSVSNLLRYNLRKLDTPVTLREEVDNTAEYFSIQQARFRERIRCEMSIEERALGQYIPCLSLQPIVENAFIHGVEGMEEGAAVRVSITRSDTEVTVTIADNGAGMDEATRASLLGEGEADARSRGEVHRSTGLGLQNVFKRLQLFYGRQDIVELESVIGRGTTVRLRLPIYEEVEVDVSSVNCG